Genomic DNA from Prunus persica cultivar Lovell chromosome G1, Prunus_persica_NCBIv2, whole genome shotgun sequence:
GTGTAACTGAATTATAGAAGACTGTTTCTACTTGTATATTCACTGAGATGTCTATTTACCCTTTTATTGTGAAGAAGAATCCGTTGAATCTTTCACTGTGGATGAATTACATTTTGGCCTTGAATATGTGATTCAGAATATGGTGCAAGCCATACATGGCATGGCAAGATTTTATGCGTCACAAGTGTAAAATATACAATTTTCAAAGCCTCAACCGTTCAATTAGGAAGACAGACGCAGGGAGCTCCTTTTGAGCCACAACTGGTAAGCAGTCATGTAGAAAGAGTCATAGCCCTTGGGAGTCTCATGCCAAACAAAATGCCTTCGAACCTCACACAAATTATGGTACATGCTCATGTACTTTCGTCTTGTTATCGACAACAATGTCCTCTTCAACAAGGCAACATCGCCATTGTTGACAATAACTGAAAACTTGCTCCAGTCTAATACATTGGCAAATGGAAGCTCGTAGTGGTTGGAAATTATAACAGGAACGCACCCATAATGTACGGCATCGCTCACCCTGGCAGTGTTGACCTCATAGCCTTTAACATGGAGGCAATACTTGCTCCTCCTAAACCCCTCCTCATAAGGGTAAGATGGTTGCCCTGGGAATATATCCATGTATGTCTCATTGCCCCATAAATCTACCAGCTGCTGCCGGATATTAGAGTTTTGAATTCGGCCCGCAAAGTACACAAGCTTATCCCTGCATCCGGAAAAATATCACATCTtatgttatgttgttaaaCTGCCAAtctaaaaaatcaaaaatcaaatatatcaacaaaaatgttGGATTACAAATACAAATCTCAATTGAGAAAAGTGAGTGATTTAAGGGTTACCTGGCATGTGGGGGGTTGAGGGCATGCTGAGGAGGGCGAGGCCAAACTTGGGGCAAGGCAACATCTTTGTGGGTAACGTAGAATCTTTGGAAGTAGCTGGAGGAGCAAGTGAGCTGAATGGCATTGTTGCGCAACCCAACATGTTTGGAGGAGGCCTCTCGACAAACAGAGTGACAGCAGGCATAGAAATGGTCAGAGCCTAGAGAGGCATTCCAGAAGGGCAAATCTTGGCTGATGCTGGTGGTGTATCGGGCAACAAAATCTGCAATGGACGGCTCAGAATGGACACGTGGGTCGTTTCTGAGGAGATTGACTGAGAAGGGTAGGAAGAAGAGATTGGCTTTTTCTGGGTTGGTGGTGATGAGGGAGCTGCTAAGCAGAGACAGCTTGAACATGTGCTCGCTGAAGTAGTTTCCGAGTTTTGGATCGAATGGGTTTGGGTGGGGAAGGAAAATGGAAGCAGAGgaagcaaaagaagaagaagcagaattGGTGGGATAAACATAAATCTTGAAGCTTTGGATCATGTCTTCAAAGTCAGCAGCAAAGAGCTGCCAGTTGTGGTAAGGACCCGAATCTACAGGAAGTGGTGTGGGAGGAGAAGCTGAGAGACGACCCAAATTGGAAGGGCTGCCTTGTTCTTCTGACGAATGAAGGAGAAAGATGGCAAACCAGGAAGCTGAAGAGACtgccagcagcagcagcacgGTCAGGAGCAGCCGGCGTTTGAGTTTAGGCATTTTGTTCAGAAATAAGCACGCAGGCTTCATCTTTGGTTCTTGTCTGTCGATCCAGACTTGCTAGCATAGAGACGCTCGCTGACGGGTCACAAACCGACGATAAATAATGCAAAGgatgataaaaaaaacacaaaatccacctaaaattacaaaacaggccatttatttgtttttaattgacACCTTCAAAGATTTGGTTTACACATGAATTTATTAACTTAAATATGAATCTCTAATTAACTGAAATCTACAATATTGAAATCCTAATAAATACATTTATATGTGAAATTAT
This window encodes:
- the LOC18790283 gene encoding probable glycosyltransferase At5g03795; translation: MKPACLFLNKMPKLKRRLLLTVLLLLAVSSASWFAIFLLHSSEEQGSPSNLGRLSASPPTPLPVDSGPYHNWQLFAADFEDMIQSFKIYVYPTNSASSSFASSASIFLPHPNPFDPKLGNYFSEHMFKLSLLSSSLITTNPEKANLFFLPFSVNLLRNDPRVHSEPSIADFVARYTTSISQDLPFWNASLGSDHFYACCHSVCREASSKHVGLRNNAIQLTCSSSYFQRFYVTHKDVALPQVWPRPPQHALNPPHARDKLVYFAGRIQNSNIRQQLVDLWGNETYMDIFPGQPSYPYEEGFRRSKYCLHVKGYEVNTARVSDAVHYGCVPVIISNHYELPFANVLDWSKFSVIVNNGDVALLKRTLLSITRRKYMSMYHNLCEVRRHFVWHETPKGYDSFYMTAYQLWLKRSSLRLSS